The Desulfovibrionales bacterium genome includes a window with the following:
- a CDS encoding GYD domain-containing protein: MGIYVMLSSLTGEGRETLKKHPERIKEVNKEVEAMGVKILAQYAVLGPYDFVNILEAPDNTTVTRVSVELGARGTMQGMTLAAIPIDEFIKSLKG, translated from the coding sequence ATGGGTATTTATGTGATGCTTAGCAGTTTAACCGGTGAAGGCAGAGAGACCCTCAAAAAACATCCGGAACGAATCAAAGAGGTGAACAAGGAAGTGGAGGCCATGGGCGTAAAAATATTGGCCCAGTATGCCGTGCTCGGCCCCTATGACTTTGTCAATATCCTGGAGGCGCCGGATAATACCACGGTCACCAGGGTTTCCGTGGAGCTTGGGGCCCGGGGCACCATGCAAGGCATGACCTTAGCGGCAATCCCGATTGATGAATTTATCAAGTCACTGAAGGGTTAA